TTCTAGTGGCCAGACACGTTGTATGTTGACTtctttaatctttccattttatgTTAATTCACAcattctttgattttttttttttaatatgaaagaatttagtaattttttttacgTTTTATGCAGTAAACATGctttagtgtttttttttttttaattccataTATATCAATAGGATTATTGTTAGAGATGCTTTATTTGCTTTCAAATTGCAAGTCTAGATAAGCAATATATATGTGAAAATTTTCAGGTATAAATTCTATTTTAGTCAGGTCATCGTAGCATTACTTTTTCTTTTGTCCTTTTATGGGTTTCGATCAGGCTTATCTCGTTGTTCGTCCATTCGAAGTTCCTTTTGCTGTAGCACATCTCACTTTTTTCAGTAATTTTTTATTTGTTCTCTACGATTCCACACATATATTAAACgacttattttaattttattattattattatttaattttttattatgaatAGCTCTGAATCTAAAATCTTCAGGTATAATTTTTGTTTCTTGATTTTGCCTAATACTGGTCGGATATACAAaatttttcttgaaaattttcatctaCTAGTTTGGGCTTTTATGTTGAATGGTTTCTTAATATtatgtattattattttaatggAACCTGAAAATTTGTTCCATTTGTTATGTACGGTTGGGGGCATTTAGTTTTCAGCATAAAAGTCATGATGATAAGTTACAGGCATGAATATGATAGTTGATTTCCTCATATATTGAATATCCATTATTGGGACGTGTGCCATGCAGAGCATGAGAAAACCAAAGCTGTTTTGGGTTTCAGCTGGGGCCCCTATTGTGTCTGTGATTCTGTCTACCATCCTTGTTTTCGCATTCAAGGCTCAACATCATGGGATTAGCATTGTAAGTTAATTTCTCGGAGTCTACTCATTGTTACTTACAGTATTGTGAGTTCTTGGAGGAATTAATGGATTATTTAGTGATGTGGGCAAGAATGATATACTTTAATGTTAACCTCataaaatgtttaattatatcTGTAATTGATGAGTTTAATTTGGTTTGTTATTAGATAGGAAAATTAGAAGAGGGATTAAATCCTCCATCATGGAACATGTTGCATTTTCATGGAAGCCACCTTGGACTAGTCATGAAAACTGGCCTTGTTACTGGCATTATCTCCCTCACTGTGAGTTTCTGTCACCTTTTTCAGCTTAATATTTAGCTATGAGGTGGCTTGGAAGATGCAGCAGTGAAACTATATTTGCAAATGTTGCCTATTATTGAACTTTATTTCAAACAGGAAGGCATAGCAGTGGGAAGGACTTTTGCTGCTTTAAAAAACTACCAAGTGGATGGTAACAAGGAAATGATGGCAATTGGGCTAATGAACATAATTGGCTCCTCCACTTCCTGCTATGTTACAACAGGTGCACATCTATTCTATTCGGCCTTTCTTGTTTTCCTCTGATGCAGATAAGCAAGACTAGGctgataaataataaataataataataagatgcaACATCTGAagtatttttaatagaaatttgaaTTTCAGGTGCTTTCTCGCGGTCTGCTGTTAATCACAATGCAGGAGCTAAAACAGCAGCGTCTAACATTATAATGTCAGTAACAGTGATGGTTACTCTACTCTTCCTAATGCCTTTATTTCAATACACACCAAATGTTGTATTGGGTGCCATCATAGTAACAGCAGTAGTTGGCCTCATAGATATCCCAACTGCTTACCAGATTTGGAAGATTGACAAATATGATTTCATCGTTTTGTTATGCGCATTCTTTGGTGTTATTTTCATATCTGTTCAAGAAGGCCTCGCTATTGCGGTAAGTTCATAGCTATCAGTAATGAACTATCAGTTTTTAAAGAATGTTACCGATAATTTATAACAAATGTGGTGAGGTTTTGAGTAGTTCTTAAAAATGTCATTTCAATCTCAGCTAGAATCACAATTAATTAGGCCAAGTTCCCTCAATCATCTGAATAACATGAAAGTATCAGGCAATTGGTGTTTTTCATATTATGTGATGAATCAATGGTGATGAATTGGTGATCAGGTAGGAATATCTATGTTCAAGATCCTCCTGCAAGTTACAAGGCCAAAGACAGTGATCTTGGGAAGCATACCAGGGACAGAGATATACCGTAATCTTCATCATTACAAGGAAGCCGTGATGGTTCCTGGCTTCCTCATTTTAAGCGTTGAAGCCCCTATCAATTTTGCTAATACAAATTACCTCAAAGAAAGGTTGATTCATGCATCAAGTGGCTAGTTAAAAATACATTTGCATTTCATATCAAGGTTTTTATATTTGTCCTCTAATCAATAAATTGGTTTCGTCTCTGATAGGATTCTGAGATGGATAGAAGAATGTGAAACACAAGAAGATGCAAAGAAACAATCAAGTATCCATTTTCTGATCCTTGACCTGTCAGGTAAGTTCATCTGCAGAATTTTTCATCAAATTAGCACCACAAGCTAAGAAAATCTGGAATGATAAGCCCTTGTAATAAAAGCACTTAAATTAGCTGTAATGCATATCTTCTATTTTTCAGCTGTGAGTGCCATTGACACAACAGGAGTCTCACTCTTCAAGGATTTGAAGAAAGCAACAGAAAATAGGGGAGTAGAGGCAAGTACAatgtcttttctttttcttttcctctttTACACTTAATGGGTTTGAAGTTGCTAATAATGTTTTCACAGCTTGTGCTAGTGAATCCTCTGGGGGAGGTAATGGAGAAGCTGCAACGGGCCGATGCAGCACATGACATCTTGAAGCCAGATACCCTTTTCTTGACAGTTGGTGAAGCTGTGGCTGCACTCTCTTCTACAATGAAGGCTCAATCATCAAGCCATGGATAAATCAAATTCTTCATTTGATAAAAGAAGAgataaaatagaaaatcaaatgTATCATGATAGTAGTATATAAGCATTCTGTCCTACAACTTCTGCTGTAACTTCACAAGTTTACCAGGCAAGTTATTAGCTATTTGTTCATGTACCCTGCAAAAAGACTAATAAGAGGTCAACAGTACTTCTTCTATCTACCATATTTATGTTCTCTTCCTCACTCCTGAGATGTATTCAATATAAGGAGTTCTGTTGGGCAAGCTGAGATGTTTATCGATTAACTGTTTTAACGACTGAGGTTAGtcgtaattttataattttaaaaatattaaataaatataaaaatattccaCTTGGAAAATGGTTTACAGTGAAGCCGCGGTTCCATGTAATCACCAATGTGCTGAATAATGTCTCTACATACGGACGCATAAGAAGAGTAATTAATTGCATAATTTCTCGTCGGTGGACAGCTGATTCGGACCTTCGAAAGTGTCCAAATTCTGGTCTGTGCGACGGGCCAATGGGAAAGAGCAAGAAGCCCGACCGTCCTAGCTTGCAAAAATACGGCGTCCCTTTCTACTCTTCTGGTTGGGTTCCCTTCAAGGAACTCAGATCCAAGCTTCAATCTCACGACCGCCAACAATCCGACGACAAAGATGAAGATTCAGGCAATGAATCCACTCAGCAGGAGATCTCCGATCAATACTACGTCGTTCTGGCCGGAGGTGGTGGAGAAGGTTGCAGCGGCATCCCCAACGCTATTGTTCTCGCTCAATTTGATTTCGCCTCCAATTCTCTATCTGCTCAGCCTGTATGTTGAATTTTTCGCTTACTATAAGAATCCAACCCTTGTTCATATTTGATTCTTATCTGGATAATTGAAATGTAGTTTATGCTAATATATAACTCTACATATTCAGATTTGTTACTGATTTTTTATTCTAAAGCTAAAGCAGAGTTCACTTTCTcaatttgtgtgtgtgtgtgtgtgtatacaaTCGTTAGGATGTAGCCTtgcctctcattacacttgtctAATTGCATGGAAACTGTGATATTATAGTTTCAATTTGCGTATTTTAGTAGCTTATTTGCAGGACATTCTCAAATATATGTTCTCTTTCTCATATCATTTTTCATTTCTATGTTATTGCGTAGCAGCTGATATGTAGATCAGCTCTGTATTGGTTACTATAGCATAGAgccaaagattttttttttttttggggggcttAGCTAGAAATTTAGATGATTGTAGTGACAATTACATTGCAAATTCAATGATTtgtaaatttgatgaaaattttatCTGTTTATTCAAATGGAGTTGTTCAATCAAAGAATGTTAAAGATTTCCTATTTATTGGTATTTTCGCtaggtgattttttttttttagtttttattgaTAGTGTGGCCTTTGTGTTGGAGTCCTGGAGATGTCTGGCAACAAATgtgattttcctctttttttttggaattttctaATGTGCTTTTTTACTTTAATATTTCGTGTTATGCCATATACTATTAGAATTAGTTTACAGGCATTTTTATTTATGCTTAGCAATGAGGCATCTCATTAGCATTATATTCAACTGTTTCATTCTCTTCTCTGAGACGACATTATTATGTATGTTTTTGTCATCTTATGTTTCAGGTAGCTAAGCTTGGACTTGGTTCTGACGTGCCTTATAGAATGGTAGTTCACCCGGGTGGAGATGGTCTGCTTTGTGCATTGCCAAAAAGCTGTcggtaattattttattttgctTATTTTTAACTTTTGTCTTCTTTTTAACCAAAATTTTAGGAGAAATTCTATGGATTTTGTCCTCTAGTGGAGGTTGGGAAACACAGCTTTTATTATATAATTGGTATGTGAACTAGACATTCTAATGCAGTGTAAGTTTTCCTGATGCAGTCTTTCCTTCTTTTCTTTATACCCTCATTCAACCcatgatttttattttataagtttATGATTATGACTGATAAACAGTGCAAGACCTTTGTTTAAGTTCTGCCCACTTCATTCTTCTAGGCGACTGAATTTTTAATCAACATATGATCTTTTCTCCTAGTTAATATAATTTTTTGCAGTTATTAAGGGATTATTAATCTATTACTATACTTTTTGTGTAGATTTTTCGACTGGGATGAAGTGAAGGACAATGATGCCCACAGATTGAGTCTAAAAGAGTCAGAAAAAGTACTCACTCAACTCGAAGACATTGGACAGCAGTTAGCATTGGCCTTTAACAATGACGGTTCTGTATTTGCTGTTGGTGGCGAGGTAGAGATATTGCACATCTTACTTTTTGTGTTAAATTTTGTTTTAAACGTAAGACAATGAAAGACAACACTCTCTTTATGTTTGGGGTATTTCTAAAACAAGCAATAAGTATCTGGAATCAATTACAAGATCATAACATGACAAACTTCTTAGTAAGTCCAACATATTTAGTTTTTACAAGAAAATGTGCTTCAAGAACACATATTGAAAACTGAAACTATTAAAATATGGAGAGTTATAAAAAGGTTTTCTGGTTAAGCATGACTGGTAACTGGCAGGCCAGTAGTGCTTGATCTGAATTGTTTGATCCTACAGTCAAAAAGGCGATTGTGGGCA
The Hevea brasiliensis isolate MT/VB/25A 57/8 chromosome 18, ASM3005281v1, whole genome shotgun sequence genome window above contains:
- the LOC110656694 gene encoding probable sulfate transporter 3.3, coding for MEPNDSSIMHSHCLEIAPMEVHKVIPPPHKSTLQKLKTRLKETFFPDDPLRQFKGQPLNKKWILAAQYVFPILQWGPNYSLKLFKSDIVSGLTIASLAIPQGISYANLASLPPIVGLYSSFVPPLVYAVLGSSRDLAVGPVSIASLILGSMLMQEVSPTNDPVLFLQLAFSSTFFAGLFQASLGLLRLGFIIDFLSEAILIGFMAGAAVIVSLQQLKSLLGITHFTKQMGLVPVLSSVFHNTHEWSWHTILMGFCFLVLLLVARHVSMRKPKLFWVSAGAPIVSVILSTILVFAFKAQHHGISIIGKLEEGLNPPSWNMLHFHGSHLGLVMKTGLVTGIISLTEGIAVGRTFAALKNYQVDGNKEMMAIGLMNIIGSSTSCYVTTGAFSRSAVNHNAGAKTAASNIIMSVTVMVTLLFLMPLFQYTPNVVLGAIIVTAVVGLIDIPTAYQIWKIDKYDFIVLLCAFFGVIFISVQEGLAIAVGISMFKILLQVTRPKTVILGSIPGTEIYRNLHHYKEAVMVPGFLILSVEAPINFANTNYLKERILRWIEECETQEDAKKQSSIHFLILDLSAVSAIDTTGVSLFKDLKKATENRGVELVLVNPLGEVMEKLQRADAAHDILKPDTLFLTVGEAVAALSSTMKAQSSSHG